The Anaerohalosphaeraceae bacterium nucleotide sequence GGCGGCTTTGATGAGACAGCGAATTGATCGAATAATTGAAACTGGTCAGCGTCAGTCCGCCCCAGGTCAGTCCGGCCAGCACCTGCACCCCCATCAGAACCCAGTAGTTGTGCGTGATAATCCACACCAGCGGAAGTCCCAGCACCACGGTGCTCTGCAGGCGCATCGGGCGGACATATCCGATGCGGTCGCAAATCCGCCCCCACAGCGGCATCGACAGCAGGGTAATCAGCGTCGGCATCTGGCTCAGACACGTATAGCGGATATACGACAGCTTCATTTCATTGAGCATATAAATCGTAAAAAACGGAGCGCTGAAGTTGGCCGCAAAATGAATCAGCGAGTAGGCCAGCGCAAACTGCCCGAAGGCACTGTGAAACATCTGCCGGCAGAAATCAGAAAACTGCCCGGGCCGAAGCGACTCTCGGCAAAGCGTATGCGGTTCGTGATGCCACAGAAACAGAAACGAACTGACGGTACGGGCGAATCCGCCGACAATCCAGACCCCCGCAAAAATCAGCAGCGTCTTGCCGCCGTTGGAATCCAGGAGATATCCGGCTATCACCGAAGCGGTCAATTGCGAAAGCGTCAGAAGCCGGTTGCGGTTCCCGAAATACTTGCCCCGCCGGCGGCGCGGGACAATATGCCCCATCCAGTCCGCCCAGATGCCCGCTCCAAACCCCATCGCCGCGGCGCTGACGGCCATCACGGCCATTGCCGCCCAAACCGACACCGGCCCCCGGAGAAAAATCACCAGCGCCAGCGGAAGGAAACTTACCCCGTGCAGACACGTGCTCCACATCAGGGCGGGCTTATAATGACGCGGATTTCGAATCCACATCGGCACCCGCAGCTGAATGAGCCCGGTCATCAGAGCCGGCAGACCGGCCCCGAGACCGATTTCAAATTTGGTGGCCCCCAGTGCGTTCAAAAAAGGCACATAAAAGGTCTGCTGCAGCCCGATGGCAATCAGGGCCATAACCCCTTCGATGACAGACAGACGCATCGTCTGAAGACGCTGTCGGCGGTCAATAATTTTTTCTTTTAGCGAAAACGGGTTCATATTTATCTCTATTCGACAGAATAAGGGGTCAATTTATAGAGAAAACAAGGCCGGAAAACAAGCGGCAAATAATTGTTATAGTAAGGAAAAAGATTGCTTCTGTTCATCCAAAATGTTAAATCTTTATCAGAAAATAGAAATTTCTTTTTAAAAGGAGAGATTTTATGACTGTTTTAAAGATTATCCTTGCCATTTTTCTGCCTCCGGTGGCCGCTTTTCTCCAAGTCGGGCTGACAATGCACTTCTGGCTGAATGTTCTCCTGACCATCCTGGCCTTTTTTCCGGGAATGATTCACGCACTATGGCTGGTTGCGACAAATAAGCAATAAAAAAGACCCTTATACTATACATTTGTCAACACAGGGCATTTAGGCAATTTTGGCTTGATTTTCCTGACCCTCCGTGATATAATGCTTTTGGATTGATGGGGGTAGGAGGAGTTAACGGTATCGCTAACTCCTTAAAATAAGGAGGGTCAATCGTGAAAAGCAAGCCGCTTTTTCGCGTTGCCGTTCCTCTTTTTTTCGTCCTCC carries:
- a CDS encoding MFS transporter, giving the protein MNPFSLKEKIIDRRQRLQTMRLSVIEGVMALIAIGLQQTFYVPFLNALGATKFEIGLGAGLPALMTGLIQLRVPMWIRNPRHYKPALMWSTCLHGVSFLPLALVIFLRGPVSVWAAMAVMAVSAAAMGFGAGIWADWMGHIVPRRRRGKYFGNRNRLLTLSQLTASVIAGYLLDSNGGKTLLIFAGVWIVGGFARTVSSFLFLWHHEPHTLCRESLRPGQFSDFCRQMFHSAFGQFALAYSLIHFAANFSAPFFTIYMLNEMKLSYIRYTCLSQMPTLITLLSMPLWGRICDRIGYVRPMRLQSTVVLGLPLVWIITHNYWVLMGVQVLAGLTWGGLTLTSFNYSINSLSHQSRLSGLSYLNFFSSVFIFLGTTLGGWVGPMLPTFTDSQLHSIFLFSTLMRIVPVLLFQALPEDTPPRTKLSAVERFFFNPQLTFRSGFDRIVISKFRRPI
- a CDS encoding YqaE/Pmp3 family membrane protein, encoding MTVLKIILAIFLPPVAAFLQVGLTMHFWLNVLLTILAFFPGMIHALWLVATNKQ